Sequence from the Puntigrus tetrazona isolate hp1 chromosome 11, ASM1883169v1, whole genome shotgun sequence genome:
taaacaaatagccTGGCGGCTGTGGTTGCCAGACGTTTACCCCCAAAACACTGCGATCatgaaaatatgttaatatttcaacCTATCTGAGGAATCGTGCTTTTTGCTGTAATACGCGCCTAAAGTAAGACGTCAGATGCAATGGACGACCGTGTGATGACTTGGGTTCATTATTACGTGCTTCTCATGCAACCTTAAACAACAATAACATGTGAACCGGTTTGGAGCAAACAAGAGCAATCAGGGAAACGCATATGATCATAAAATAGGCCTAATACTAACACATTAACCAAATAACACAATGCAACGTAAATAAAAAATCCAGTGCACATTACACATAGAGACGATTAGATACTATTGTCTTACAATATTTCACCATAACATTTGGcataaattgtgttttacttttaaaaagcatttgcacatcattttacagtaaaattaaaatgtattatattttatatattcacagGCCCGTATGCTTAGCTAACGTTTTTACTAACACTGTTTACTTTTGAAGACGGCATCAGCTAAAAACTCTAGCTTAATGAcaatttaatagttaatatttttcaaaaaaatctacTCATTCTGCAAATATGATAAGTTATTGTGAGTGAAACATAAATGTAGGCTACTGCACAAATTCGTCATttattggatattttttttatttaaaaaaacgtaaaaaaaacattatgactATATATGATTCAGCagttatttatgcatgcattatttttaaggtATACTTTAGTAAAATAGCATACTTGCATGTGCTAAACTAATCTAAATTATGCATGCatcaaatatacacacaatgtgtattatttctacgtatatataaatatatatgtatatgcatgtaatgtatacataaatctatctatcataACTCTATTTCTCATGCATTTTTGCTATtctgcaatatttattttttaaatgacacataAGAATACTAATGttggaaaataaatacactgtttattgaagatatttgacacacacacacacacacacacacacacacacacacacacacacacacatcacatcacattaaTATATAGTATGTTTTCCAGACATACATCAGCTTATTCCTTCAAAGTCagcaaaacaaatgtgtttaaaaagagAACAAGAATTAAAACCTGACTAAGTAAAAAattgacttatttaaaaaatggactAAACATGTTTTCAGAAGTAAACCCGCAATATTAAACATacagttttgatttaatattaataaatcgaAATGCTTTTGAGGCTGTTACATTCGATCACAGTATGTATTCGTTTCGAAGTCTCAGGCCGcaaaaccccccaaaaagtTCCAGTTTTATGGTCGTCTGGAGAGTTGATCGGAGAGCCAGTCCAGTCCTTCATATAAACCTGATCCTTGAACCGCACACGTGGCCTGAACGAaccactgagagagagagaaacacagctTTATTTGACCCGATCActcacgagtgtgtgtgtgtgtgtgtgtgtgtgagtgtgtgtgtgtgtgtgtgtgtgtgtgtgtgtgtgtgtgtgtgtgagtgtgtgagtgtgtgtgtgtgtgtgtgtgtgtgtgtgtgtgtgtgtgtgtgtgtgtgtgtgtgtgtgtgtgtgtgtgtgtgtgtgtgtgtgtgtgtgtatgagtgtgtgtgtgtgtgtgtgtgtgtgtgtgtgagtgtgtgtgtgtgtgtgtgtgtgtgtgtgtgtgtgtgtgtgtgtgtgcctgtgtgtgtgtgtgtgagtgtgtgtgtgtgtgtgtgtgtgtgtgtgtgtgtgtgtgtgtgtgtgtgtgtgtgtgtgtgtgtgtgtgtgtgtgtgtgtgtgtgtgtgtgtgtgtgtgtgtgtgtgtgtgtgtgtgtgtgagtgtgtctgtgtgtgtgtgtgtgtgtgtgtgtgtgtgtgtgtgtgtgtgtgtgtgtgtgtgtgtgtgtgtgtgtgtgtgtgtgtgtgtgtgtgtgtgtgtgtgtgtgtgtgtgtgtgtgtgtgtgtgtgtgtgtgtgtgtgtgtgtgtgtgtctgtgtgcgtgagtgtgtgtgtgtgtgtgtgtgtgtgtgtgtgtgtgtgtgtgtgtgtgtgtgtgtgtgtgtgtgtgtgtgtgtgtgtgtgtgtgtgtgtgtgtgtgtgtgtgtgtgtgtgtgtgtgtgtgtgtgtgtgtgtgtgtgtgtgtgtgtgtgtgtgtgtgtgtgtgtgtgtgtgtgtgtgtgtgtgtgtgtgtgtgtgtgtgtgtgtgtgtgtgtgtgtgtgtgtgtgtgtgtgtgtgtgtgtgtgtgtgtgtgtgtgtgtgtgtgtgtgtgtgtgtgtgtgtgtgtgtgtgtgtgtgtgtgtgtgtgtgtgtgtgtgtgtgtgtgtgtgtgtgtgtgtgtgtgtgtgtgtgtgtgtgtgtgtgtgtgtgtgtgtgtgtgtgtgtgtgtgtgtgtgtgtgtgtgtgtgtgtgtgtgtgtgtgtgtgtgtgtgtgtgtgtgtgtgtgtgtgtgtgtgtgtgtgtgtgtgtgtgtgtgtgtgtgtgtgtgtgtgtgtgtgtgtgtgtgtgtgtgtgtgtgtgtgtgtgtgtgtgtgtgtgtgtgtgtgtgtgtgtgtgtgtgtgtgtgtgtgtgtgtgtgtgtgtgtgtgtgtgtgtgtgtgtgtgtgtgtgtgtgtgtgtgtgtgtgtgtgtgtgtgtgtgtgtgtgtgtgtgtgtgtgtgtgtgtgtgtgtgtgtgtgtgtgtgtgtgtgtgtgtgtgtgtgtgtgtgtctgtgtgtgtgtgtgtgtgtgtgtgtgtgtgtgtgtgtgtgtgtgtgtgtgtgtgtgtgtgtgtgtgtgtgtgtgtgtgtgtgtgtgtgtgtgtgtgtgtgtgtgtgtgtgtgtgtgtgtgtgtgtgtgtgtgtgtcacctgtcTTCCTCTCAGTGCGTGTAAACCCAGTCTGTCCGTCAGCTCGTGGACCTGCATGGCTTTGGGTAAATCCTGCTTGTTAGCGAGAACCAACAGAAGCGCGTCTCTCATCTCGTCCTCCGCCAGCATCGCGTTCAGTTCCTCTGCTGCCGTTTCGATCCGGTCACGATCGCTGCTGTCCACCACGAAGATCAGGCCCTGGGTCACGAGACACACGCTCAGTACGCTTCAGTTCAAATAAAGGATAGCGAACCCATGTGAGGAATCATACCTTGGTGTTCTGATAGTAATGTCTCCAGAGGCGTCTGATGACGTCCTGACCGCCGACGTCCCACACCGTGAACGAGATGTTTCTGTATTCAACCGTCTCCACGTTAAAACCTACAGATGGCAGAGTTATGAGCAGACATGGCATGATCAATTTTACATGATATTGCTGGGTTTCTTACCGATAGTCGGAATAGTTGTGACAACTTCCCCGAGTTTGAGTTTGTAGAGCACTGTTGTTTTCCCTGCGGCGTCCAGACCAACTTAGAGaagaaatattcacatttactCCACAATAAACATGCGCAAGATGCACAATGCTAATATTTTACAGCTCTATAGGCCTAATAATCATCTGCACTCGagctattttatttacatagagATGAGCTACTCAgatgagaataaaataatagcaCTGAAGTAAAACAAGCACTCACCCATAAGCAACCTCATCTGTTTTTTCTCGAAGAGACGCGAGAAAAGGTTCGAGAAGTAGACGCCcatttcttcttccttttttttttttttttaaagtctgctgtatttaataaaaaggtcCGGAGGATGAGGCTCGCGTGGTTTGAGTGATGAAGCTGTGATTGAGCTCGGCtttatatagtgtgtgttttactttcggtttgactgacagctcagCAGCGCGCGCGCCGCCTTTCTCTCACGGCAAATCCAACGCGTTCGGTATGACGTCACACACCGTACCACGTGTTTCGATCCGAATCAAATAAGTTGTTAGTTTTGATGTCAGAAGGGCTGCGCACGTGAAACGCTTCGGATGACGAATGAGAAaacgtttaaaatattatttgtgttaattatttacatttccaCCCCAGATGTAAATGTCCaaacccaaaaataaacaaaaaagaagctataatttaaaataattcacaacacatatatgtatgtgtgtgtgtgtgtatatatatatatatatatatatatttttttttttttttttaaagaacccttttctaataataaacaacatttattctgTAGCAAAACCCTTCAGCAGTAGTGTACACTGTA
This genomic interval carries:
- the LOC122353875 gene encoding ADP-ribosylation factor 4-like, giving the protein MGVYFSNLFSRLFEKKQMRLLMVGLDAAGKTTVLYKLKLGEVVTTIPTIGFNVETVEYRNISFTVWDVGGQDVIRRLWRHYYQNTKGLIFVVDSSDRDRIETAAEELNAMLAEDEMRDALLLVLANKQDLPKAMQVHELTDRLGLHALRGRQWFVQATCAVQGSGLYEGLDWLSDQLSRRP